Proteins encoded by one window of Desulfonatronum sp. SC1:
- a CDS encoding adenylyl-sulfate kinase: MLWFTGLPGSGNSTICLCCGGATACHGQAAPCFDGDNVR, encoded by the coding sequence ATGCTTTGGTTCACGGGGCTGCCAGGGTCGGGCAATTCCACCATTTGCCTTTGCTGCGGAGGAGCGACCGCATGTCATGGACAAGCTGCCCCCTGTTTTGATGGTGACAACGTGCGTTGA
- the pseB gene encoding UDP-N-acetylglucosamine 4,6-dehydratase (inverting) produces the protein MFEGKSILITGGTGSFGKSFVRTLLAKHKPRRVAVYSRDELKQFEMQQEFFGPEMRYFIGDVRDRERLTMAMRGVDFVVHAAALKQVPAAEYNPMECVKTNVYGAENVVHAALAHNVYKVIALSTDKAANPINLYGATKLCSDKLFVAANNLAGAHRTTFSVVRYGNVVGSRGSVVPYFKKLIDSGADHLPITHDQMTRFWITLDQGVDFVCKSFERMKGGETFVPKIPSVRITDLAKAMGPDMPRKIVGIRPGEKLHEVMCPKDDSHLTVEFADHFVIKPTIKFYSRCNEFLCNKLNETGKPVAQSFEYNSGDNPHFVSAEEIRVINHLAGF, from the coding sequence ATGTTTGAAGGCAAGAGCATCTTGATTACCGGCGGTACGGGGTCATTTGGCAAGTCATTTGTCAGGACGCTGCTGGCCAAGCACAAGCCCCGGCGCGTGGCCGTGTATTCCCGTGATGAACTCAAGCAGTTCGAGATGCAGCAGGAGTTCTTCGGGCCGGAGATGCGCTATTTCATTGGCGACGTCCGCGACCGGGAGCGCCTGACCATGGCCATGCGCGGAGTGGACTTCGTAGTCCATGCCGCAGCCCTGAAGCAGGTTCCGGCCGCGGAGTACAACCCCATGGAATGCGTGAAGACCAACGTCTATGGTGCGGAAAACGTGGTTCACGCGGCCCTGGCCCATAACGTTTACAAGGTTATCGCCCTGTCCACGGACAAGGCAGCCAATCCGATCAACCTCTACGGCGCGACCAAGCTCTGCTCGGACAAGCTGTTCGTGGCCGCCAACAATCTGGCCGGCGCTCATCGCACGACCTTCAGCGTGGTGCGCTACGGCAATGTTGTCGGCTCACGCGGTTCGGTGGTGCCGTATTTCAAAAAGCTTATCGATTCCGGCGCGGACCATTTGCCCATCACCCACGATCAAATGACCCGCTTCTGGATCACTTTGGACCAGGGTGTTGATTTCGTGTGCAAAAGTTTCGAGCGGATGAAGGGTGGTGAGACATTCGTGCCCAAGATCCCCTCGGTGCGCATCACGGACCTGGCCAAAGCCATGGGCCCGGATATGCCCCGCAAGATCGTCGGTATCCGGCCTGGCGAAAAATTGCACGAGGTGATGTGTCCCAAGGACGACTCACACTTGACCGTTGAGTTTGCGGACCATTTTGTTATAAAGCCGACCATCAAGTTCTACAGCAGATGCAACGAATTTCTCTGCAACAAGCTGAACGAGACTGGAAAGCCCGTCGCGCAGAGCTTTGAATATAATTCCGGAGACAATCCGCATTTCGTAAGCGCTGAAGAAATCCGCGTGATCAACCATTTGGCGGGGTTTTGA
- a CDS encoding ORF6N domain-containing protein → MKLKTDDQTLPEVAAAMRILVIRGKRVVVDSYLADIYSVTTKRFNEQVKRNKDRFPQDFMFQLTREKKTSWSQNATTSKISNILRIFPMCSQDMGR, encoded by the coding sequence ATGAAGTTGAAGACAGATGATCAAACCCTGCCCGAGGTTGCAGCAGCCATGCGAATACTCGTCATCAGAGGAAAGAGGGTTGTTGTCGACTCTTATCTGGCTGATATTTATTCAGTTACAACCAAGCGCTTCAATGAGCAGGTTAAAAGAAACAAGGATAGATTCCCCCAAGACTTCATGTTCCAGTTGACCAGAGAAAAGAAAACGAGCTGGTCGCAAAATGCGACCACCTCAAAAATCTCAAATATTCTCCGTATCTTCCCAATGTGTTCACAGGACATGGGGCGATAA
- a CDS encoding bifunctional 2-polyprenyl-6-hydroxyphenol methylase/3-demethylubiquinol 3-O-methyltransferase UbiG, with translation MNKFICEICDSDECSFYCHVKDETSRNTGFEFNYVRCGGCGTLSLFPLPTQEQITLANETLLGITRPNSSFDKRYTDGYREALRNEYRQTFSDLGIEITPPHPEAKCFDFGCAIGTSLDILADAGWETYGLDVSKQLTALANQSRHKIHVGEIDTLPSDWTGFDFILTIEVLEHLLEPANTLKKLIALLKPGGVLLTETPQVGMLAELYGEKWRVLAGLDHIHLMPQSTQFKLLADNGCSIERWISFGSGCTSGLTPRHIKKAFDQLVKKQGIGDFLAIKSVKSK, from the coding sequence ATGAATAAATTTATATGTGAAATATGCGATTCGGACGAGTGCAGTTTTTATTGTCATGTCAAAGACGAAACTTCGCGCAATACAGGGTTTGAATTCAATTATGTACGCTGTGGAGGCTGCGGCACACTCTCACTCTTTCCTTTGCCGACCCAGGAGCAGATCACCCTTGCCAACGAAACCCTGCTCGGCATCACTAGGCCAAACTCTTCTTTCGACAAGCGCTACACTGATGGCTATCGAGAAGCCTTGCGCAACGAGTACCGGCAGACGTTTTCAGATCTCGGTATAGAGATAACCCCTCCGCACCCAGAGGCAAAATGCTTCGATTTTGGCTGCGCCATCGGCACCTCCCTTGATATTCTGGCCGATGCTGGCTGGGAAACCTACGGGCTCGATGTCTCCAAGCAATTGACTGCTTTGGCCAATCAATCGCGCCACAAAATCCACGTAGGTGAAATTGACACCCTCCCTTCCGACTGGACAGGCTTTGACTTTATCCTCACCATAGAAGTTCTAGAGCATTTGCTCGAACCAGCCAACACTTTGAAGAAACTCATTGCCCTTCTTAAGCCTGGGGGAGTGCTGTTGACCGAAACCCCGCAGGTAGGGATGCTGGCCGAGCTTTATGGTGAAAAATGGCGTGTCCTGGCCGGTCTCGACCACATTCATCTCATGCCCCAGTCCACGCAGTTCAAACTTTTGGCCGACAATGGCTGCAGCATCGAGCGATGGATTTCTTTTGGTAGCGGCTGTACGAGCGGGCTAACCCCGCGACACATCAAAAAAGCCTTCGATCAGTTGGTCAAAAAGCAGGGCATCGGCGACTTTCTCGCCATTAAATCGGTAAAGAGCAAATAA
- a CDS encoding N-acetylneuraminate synthase family protein, with translation MKELVLNDGTIIGGSRRVFIIAEIGLCHDGDPEVARTLIAQCKEAGADAVKFQKRDVANLAIGEVLDANDERFPHFGSTYRQIREHIEFDVRTYQDLKKYADEIGIPFIVSVFDNLSVDEMLPLRCSALKLASHVLSRKPLIEHICQLPEKNPILLSTGMAHLEEIDETVAMLKKADVPFGMFHCVSIYPHRLDQANLKMIRFLSERYDVPVGYSCHEIENTSSLLAIAAGAVSLERHVTLNRDREGFDHKIALDMGELAQLVMEVRGVEAAMGTTKKTVSEDEWITRRKYHSSVVSVRAIKAGEIVYRDMLTVKNPGTGIPAREIDEVVGRKALVDIAQDILILPEMLAEN, from the coding sequence ATGAAAGAATTAGTCCTCAACGATGGCACCATCATCGGTGGAAGCCGCCGCGTTTTTATTATCGCTGAGATCGGCCTGTGTCACGACGGAGACCCCGAAGTTGCTCGCACACTCATCGCTCAATGCAAAGAAGCCGGTGCCGATGCGGTAAAATTTCAAAAACGTGACGTAGCCAACCTCGCTATCGGCGAGGTGCTGGACGCCAATGACGAAAGATTCCCACATTTTGGCTCGACCTATCGGCAGATTCGCGAACATATCGAATTCGATGTTCGCACGTATCAAGACCTGAAAAAATATGCCGATGAAATCGGCATTCCCTTTATCGTTTCGGTATTCGACAACTTATCAGTCGACGAAATGCTTCCGCTGAGATGCAGCGCCCTCAAGCTCGCAAGCCATGTTTTGTCCCGCAAACCACTCATAGAACATATTTGCCAGCTCCCTGAAAAAAATCCAATTTTACTCTCGACCGGCATGGCGCATCTCGAAGAAATCGACGAGACGGTGGCAATGCTCAAAAAGGCAGATGTTCCCTTCGGAATGTTTCATTGTGTGTCGATTTATCCGCACAGGCTGGATCAAGCCAATCTCAAAATGATACGTTTTCTTTCTGAACGGTATGATGTTCCGGTCGGCTATTCATGTCATGAAATCGAAAACACCTCCTCGCTCCTCGCAATAGCGGCTGGCGCGGTCAGCCTGGAACGCCATGTCACTTTGAACCGCGACCGCGAAGGTTTCGACCATAAAATCGCGCTTGACATGGGGGAGCTAGCCCAACTGGTCATGGAAGTCCGGGGTGTCGAGGCGGCAATGGGAACTACCAAGAAAACTGTCTCGGAAGATGAATGGATCACGCGTCGGAAATATCATTCAAGCGTAGTTTCAGTCCGTGCCATAAAGGCCGGAGAAATTGTTTACCGCGATATGCTGACGGTGAAAAACCCTGGCACAGGTATACCCGCTCGCGAAATTGACGAAGTCGTTGGCAGGAAAGCCTTAGTAGATATCGCCCAGGACATTTTAATCCTGCCCGAAATGCTGGCTGAAAACTGA
- a CDS encoding N-acetylneuraminate synthase family protein: protein MIQAPWKKKAPYIIAEIGSNHDGDKKRALDLISQAASTGADAVKFQLFKAETLVLPSHPAYATLQKVATPREWLPDLADAAQKAGVDFAATPFDRDGIKQLADVNPAFIKIASSDVTFFRLLQQIAHTGLPIIMSTGMADFVDIECALSELRKHSTNEIGLMHCVSMYPPAYADMNLRAVAELASRFGLASGLSDHTPGSCMAVAACALGGTIFEKHITDDRNRVGVDHGYALEIAEFIKLVADVHHTFTAIGDGSKEAKGAEPSIKIKARRGLYSARDILPGEALAGDDIIELRPTSEINAEEIDGILGKIAHEAIAAFSPLPRTLMSNGTGQCAKLP, encoded by the coding sequence ATGATCCAGGCACCATGGAAGAAAAAAGCGCCCTATATCATAGCCGAGATCGGCTCTAACCATGACGGCGACAAAAAACGCGCACTCGACTTAATCTCCCAGGCAGCTTCAACCGGTGCCGATGCGGTTAAGTTTCAGCTCTTCAAAGCCGAAACGCTCGTACTACCGTCACATCCAGCCTATGCCACCCTTCAAAAAGTCGCCACACCACGCGAATGGCTGCCCGATCTTGCCGACGCCGCGCAAAAAGCTGGAGTCGATTTTGCGGCTACGCCGTTCGACAGGGACGGAATTAAACAACTCGCTGATGTCAACCCGGCTTTCATCAAAATTGCGTCTTCCGATGTGACGTTCTTCCGTCTGCTGCAACAAATCGCGCACACCGGCTTGCCGATCATCATGTCTACAGGAATGGCGGACTTCGTTGACATCGAATGCGCCCTGTCCGAGCTCCGGAAACATAGCACGAACGAAATCGGACTCATGCATTGCGTGTCGATGTATCCTCCGGCGTATGCGGACATGAACCTGCGTGCGGTCGCTGAACTTGCCTCTCGCTTCGGTCTAGCCTCGGGACTGTCCGACCATACGCCGGGCTCGTGCATGGCTGTGGCAGCCTGTGCTCTGGGAGGGACAATTTTCGAAAAGCATATAACGGACGATCGAAATCGAGTCGGTGTCGATCACGGCTATGCCCTTGAAATAGCTGAATTCATAAAGCTGGTGGCAGATGTGCATCATACTTTTACAGCCATCGGTGATGGTAGCAAAGAAGCCAAAGGCGCTGAACCGTCCATCAAAATCAAGGCGCGGCGTGGACTTTACTCCGCCCGTGACATACTCCCCGGCGAAGCTCTGGCTGGCGACGACATCATCGAACTGCGTCCGACAAGCGAAATCAACGCTGAAGAAATTGATGGGATACTGGGGAAGATCGCTCATGAAGCGATTGCGGCTTTTTCTCCACTGCCACGCACCTTGATGAGCAACGGGACAGGCCAATGCGCAAAGTTGCCCTGA
- a CDS encoding N-acetylneuraminate synthase family protein: MNNTVFIAEVSSNHHRDLDRCLRFIDTAGDIGCDGVKFQLFKIDKLFAPEILARSEMHRKRKDWKVPLEYLSHLAKRCHERNMAFSRTEPVNYC, translated from the coding sequence ATGAACAACACCGTATTCATCGCCGAAGTATCCAGCAACCATCACCGCGATCTGGATCGCTGTTTGCGATTCATTGATACTGCCGGGGACATCGGCTGTGATGGGGTGAAATTCCAGCTTTTCAAAATCGATAAGCTGTTTGCCCCGGAGATCCTGGCCAGAAGTGAAATGCACCGCAAGCGCAAGGACTGGAAAGTGCCTCTGGAATACCTGTCACACCTAGCTAAACGTTGTCATGAGAGAAATATGGCTTTTTCCCGAACCGAACCCGTTAATTATTGCTAA
- a CDS encoding NTP transferase domain-containing protein, giving the protein MRKVALIQARMDSSRLPGKVMLPLAGKASVLHVVERLQHANNIDHIVVATAEHASNDQLVALCQREGVDCYRGSLPDVLQRLAGAARHANAEVIARVTCDCPLIETDFIDQRLAIIEKESCELTYCLTAGMIFAGASVMTAELLYRLDREITDASDREHGGLPYACRNRHLFNAKEVLPYAALNAYNFRLTVDELADYELVSAIYDELYKPGRPIPIWNVIRYLEARPELSAHNRHVQQTKVNDRSLMESPTR; this is encoded by the coding sequence ATGCGCAAAGTTGCCCTGATTCAAGCCCGGATGGACTCTTCGCGTCTTCCTGGCAAGGTCATGCTACCGTTGGCCGGGAAAGCCTCCGTCCTACATGTGGTCGAAAGGCTCCAACATGCCAACAACATCGACCATATCGTCGTTGCGACTGCGGAACACGCTTCCAACGACCAACTTGTCGCGCTTTGCCAACGCGAAGGTGTCGACTGCTATCGCGGTTCTTTGCCCGACGTCCTGCAAAGGCTCGCGGGAGCGGCTCGCCACGCCAATGCGGAGGTCATCGCAAGAGTGACCTGCGACTGCCCGCTGATTGAAACAGATTTTATCGATCAGCGGCTTGCAATCATCGAAAAAGAGAGCTGCGAGCTGACCTATTGCCTTACAGCAGGGATGATTTTTGCCGGGGCAAGCGTAATGACAGCCGAGCTTCTCTACCGTCTCGACCGCGAAATCACCGACGCGTCCGACCGTGAGCACGGAGGTCTCCCCTACGCATGCCGCAACAGGCACCTGTTCAATGCAAAAGAGGTCTTGCCCTATGCAGCGCTGAACGCGTACAATTTCAGGCTCACCGTAGATGAATTGGCCGATTATGAATTGGTGAGCGCAATCTACGACGAATTATATAAGCCCGGCCGCCCGATCCCGATCTGGAACGTCATCCGCTATCTCGAGGCGCGACCGGAACTTTCTGCCCACAACCGGCACGTACAACAAACCAAGGTCAACGATCGATCCCTTATGGAGAGCCCGACCAGATGA
- the pseC gene encoding UDP-4-amino-4,6-dideoxy-N-acetyl-beta-L-altrosamine transaminase → MKTTDKPLFDSNILIYSVNADSPFHETALDLLVRYTQSGFYVADISLIEFFQVVTDGRKFHHPLTTEQAAEYISKLVRIQHVGVLKIRSFHEILQDEDARAEVRRLQIKRFAIYDYLIADCMRRHDVKPIFTGNARDFRMFPFLDVIDPFMPQTTTQQRAAGPIPYGRQSISEQDVAAVCSVLRSHFLTQGPKVPEFETAVAEYCNAGHAVAVNSGTSALHLACLALGLGPGDTLWTSPITFVASANCALYCGASVDFVDIEPRTYNLCPQALEEKLRAAQQSGKLPKVLVPVHFSGQPCDMEAIHGLSRQYGFRILEDASHALGARYKNEPVGNCQYSDITVFSFHPVKIITTGEGGMAVTNDQGLGEKMALLRSHGITRDPALFSEVGRRRSDVGYLKSDIGPRTSDLRPPSFYYEQIDLGFNYRMTDIQAALGLSQLHRLDAFVSRRSELANRYDELLAGLPLITPWQHPDGASAWHLYVVRLQLDQLRVIHKQVFETMREQGIGVNLHYIPVHTQPWFKRLGFMPGMFPEAEKYYQEAITLPLFPGMTEDAQDRVVGALKRILPTEHTEGQG, encoded by the coding sequence ATGAAAACGACTGACAAGCCGCTCTTTGATTCGAATATTCTGATCTACTCGGTGAATGCCGATTCTCCATTTCATGAAACAGCATTGGACCTGCTGGTCCGGTACACCCAGAGTGGTTTTTATGTGGCTGATATCAGTCTGATTGAGTTTTTTCAAGTCGTTACGGATGGAAGAAAATTCCACCACCCCTTAACCACGGAGCAGGCAGCTGAATACATCAGCAAACTTGTACGCATTCAGCATGTCGGCGTACTCAAAATCCGTTCGTTTCATGAGATTCTCCAGGACGAAGATGCACGTGCCGAAGTCCGACGGTTACAAATCAAGCGTTTTGCAATATATGACTACCTGATAGCGGACTGCATGCGGCGGCACGATGTCAAGCCGATTTTTACCGGGAATGCACGTGATTTTCGGATGTTTCCTTTTCTTGATGTCATTGACCCATTTATGCCCCAAACGACAACACAGCAACGAGCTGCTGGCCCCATCCCCTACGGTCGTCAATCCATCTCCGAACAAGACGTGGCCGCGGTCTGCTCGGTCCTTCGCTCCCACTTCCTGACCCAAGGCCCTAAAGTTCCTGAATTCGAAACGGCAGTGGCCGAATACTGCAACGCTGGCCATGCCGTGGCCGTGAATTCCGGAACCAGCGCCCTGCATCTCGCCTGCCTGGCTCTGGGGCTGGGCCCCGGAGACACGCTCTGGACCTCGCCCATCACCTTCGTGGCCTCGGCTAACTGTGCTTTGTACTGCGGGGCGAGCGTGGACTTCGTGGATATTGAACCGCGAACGTACAATCTCTGCCCCCAGGCCCTTGAGGAGAAACTGCGGGCCGCGCAACAGTCCGGCAAGCTGCCCAAGGTGTTGGTCCCGGTGCACTTCAGCGGCCAGCCCTGCGACATGGAAGCCATCCATGGACTGAGCCGACAATACGGCTTCAGAATCCTGGAAGACGCCTCCCACGCCCTGGGGGCCCGGTATAAGAACGAACCCGTGGGTAATTGCCAATACAGCGACATCACGGTTTTCAGCTTCCACCCTGTGAAGATCATCACCACGGGCGAAGGCGGCATGGCTGTGACTAATGATCAGGGGCTTGGGGAGAAGATGGCGTTGTTGCGCAGTCATGGGATTACTCGGGATCCTGCTCTTTTTTCCGAGGTCGGACGTAGGAGGTCGGACGTCGGATATCTGAAATCGGATATCGGGCCTCGGACCTCCGATCTCAGACCTCCATCCTTTTACTACGAACAGATCGACCTCGGCTTCAACTACCGCATGACCGATATCCAAGCTGCTTTGGGCTTGAGCCAATTGCATCGTCTGGATGCCTTCGTATCCCGGCGTAGCGAGCTTGCGAATAGGTATGACGAGCTTTTGGCCGGGCTTCCTTTGATCACACCCTGGCAGCATCCGGATGGTGCCTCGGCGTGGCATCTGTATGTTGTTCGACTCCAGCTTGATCAATTGCGGGTAATCCACAAGCAGGTGTTTGAGACCATGCGGGAACAAGGGATCGGCGTGAACCTGCACTACATCCCGGTGCATACCCAGCCGTGGTTTAAACGACTGGGGTTTATGCCTGGTATGTTTCCTGAAGCAGAAAAGTATTACCAGGAAGCCATAACCCTGCCCTTGTTCCCGGGCATGACCGAGGATGCACAGGATCGGGTGGTGGGAGCACTGAAAAGAATTCTTCCCACGGAACACACGGAAGGACAAGGATAG